Below is a window of Thermus neutrinimicus DNA.
GGGCTTACCAGAGCCTTCTGGAGGTGGAGGATGCGGCTTAGGGTAAACGGACAAGAGGTGGAGGCCCAGGAAGGGACCCTCCTCCTGGAGATCACGGATCCTCCCCACCTCTGCTACCATCCCCACACGGAAACCCGGGGGATCTGCCGCCTTTGCCTGGTGGAGGTGGACGGCCGCCTCCTTCCCGCCTGCACCACCCAGGCCCAGGAGGGCATGGAGGTGCGCACCGACACCCAGGAACTCCAAACCCTCCGCCGAACCCTCCTGGAGTGGCTAGCCCTCACCACGGACCTGGGCCAGGCTCCTTCCCTCTTAGCGCTCCTGAAGGCCCATCACGGCCAACCCCAGCGCTGGGGCAAACTACCCCTCAACCGAAGGGAGCGGGAGCCCATCCGGGACAACCCCTTTTTCCTCAGGGACTACGCCAAGTGCGTGAACTGCCGTCTTTGTGTGGATGCCTGCGGGGACGGGATCATGGGGGTGTACGCCCTCGCCCTGGAGGGGAGGGGCCTCATGGCCCACCCCACCACCCCCCTGGACCGTCCCCTTCCCGAAACCCCTTGCGTCTTCTGCGGAAACTGCCTTCAGGTCTGCCCCACAGGGGCCCTCAGGCCCCTGAGCGCGGAGGTGTAGGATGCGCACCACATGCCCTTACTGCGGTGTGGGTTGCCAAGTGGAGCCCGAGATCCAAGGGGGCCGCATCCTGCGGGTGCTGGCCCCCGACATCCCCCCCAACCACGGGGCGCTTTGCGTGAAGGGCCGCTTCGGCCTGGACTTCCCCTTTTCGGGTAAGCGCCTCCTCTACCCCATGGTGCGGGAAGACCGCCACCAGGCCTTCCGTCGGGTTAGCTGGGATGAGGCCCTGGACTTTACGGCAAACAAGCTCCTCGCCGTGCTGAAGAGGCGAGGGCCCGAGGCCATCGCCGTCTTCCCCTCCGCCAAGACCACCAACGAGGAGGTCTACCTCACCCAAAAGCTGGCCCGAGCCCTCCTCTCCACCAACCACGTGGACCACTGCTCAAGGCTTTGCCACTCCTCCTCCACCGTGGCCCTTTCCCGGTCCCTGGGCGGGGCCAGCATGACGAATCCCCTAGAGGATATCTGGAAAACCGATCTCTTCTTGGTGGTGGGCTCCAACACCACGGAAACCCACCCCGTGATCGGGGCCATGATCAAAAAAAGGGTACGGCAGGGGGCAGGGCTTATCGTGGTGGACCCCCGTTACACGGGGATGGCGGAAGCCGCCACCCTTTGGCTCAGGGTACGCCCGGGCACCGATCTTTTCCTCTTGAACGCCATGGCCCGCTATA
It encodes the following:
- a CDS encoding 2Fe-2S iron-sulfur cluster-binding protein — its product is MRLRVNGQEVEAQEGTLLLEITDPPHLCYHPHTETRGICRLCLVEVDGRLLPACTTQAQEGMEVRTDTQELQTLRRTLLEWLALTTDLGQAPSLLALLKAHHGQPQRWGKLPLNRREREPIRDNPFFLRDYAKCVNCRLCVDACGDGIMGVYALALEGRGLMAHPTTPLDRPLPETPCVFCGNCLQVCPTGALRPLSAEV